The Flavobacteriaceae bacterium 3519-10 genome includes a window with the following:
- a CDS encoding secreted protein containing hyalin domain, with protein sequence MRKLYPILFILIFQNLFSQITAPNGEGYLKQGIIEDAQGKIIRDEATLKKHLQERKLKVEQEHRQMHKGTQTAVEMCTNGGFEQIEKVSGQNYIKNFLHTIGQPPGPTQCQSISNKADAYIPQYTPGMAGLMATSVPSNLIDEFMGDIKAFDQYALKINHTNSSTYGSIVQGKRFKTNNENQLKFNYKAVLQSVYDTSHTDNQAFFKARIINKNGTVVSEFCLVGDEKNCIFTKVPSGGYGYVTLYTEKWQSGILDISAIPNNEEFTVEFMATRCGLGGHFGYAYVDDICMLQSTENFVGSVAIGPLYSICPTLPLTVCGNYTLPNSGGVAATLKTLTLKLNDETGNVVYTTTAPTTLDAVNKKFCFTLLPANFPNVSSGNYNVSVKADFDVATLPGGTGCGGSAGSTQIFASATDSDANPGWDISFLNCTTSCSINVNTALISKCDVNKDGSETFNLTDFNAQVTPNTSGLSFKYFADYASAFNNTNEITSPSSYTTVSTVLYIRVSRDAGCYKIIPVDVQVKNPTANITGVLNVCSGSTELKASSGATYLWSTGETTQNITVSAIGTYSVTVTDSFGCASIATVTIEPSTTAVTPTVEITQPSCFVSTGTIKVTSPAAKYSFDNGATWVTNPVKTGLYPGNYKVIIKTATDCTSYPQEVIIMPVLTGYPSCSSTQPKFCGDTGSITVSNSAAYYSFDNGTTWVTSSTADNLQPGLYSVRTKDISGCISNPQDVRINSNTLGMADYTVVHPACTVRGSITINTPSDFYTFDGGQTWVTNNTLSNLVSGYFSVGIKNNLGCTSYYFESVYLQPFQNSSPQYDVIQPTCGENGTIYISTEADQYSFDNGTTWSTSNMKDLPAGTYRIRIKNAAGCMSQIASVTLYEPTLPLPFHTVVNPTCGNPGSITINTVSDFYSFDGGTTWGTVNTKTLPAGSYQILTKNSIGCKSQSTYAYLTEVKLPKPDITVVQPACASKGSITINSAAAMYSVNGGTTWSTSNVFANLSGNYYNVVTKNAQNCLSETVGVNLNQVYLPEPTYIVVNPSCGNVGSITFTSTATYYSIDGGATWHTTPVFNNLTATVSYNLKVRNATNCVSSGEYVYMSTTNLASPSVTVVEPTCGTPGSITVTTPATSYSFDGGYTWTTSPVKNNITSGYFSVMVKDASCTSTSTSVIINEFRLPDPTYTVTQPICGTGGTINITTPAAKYSIDGGSTWSTSSSFTNLADGYYYIMVQNALGCKSTYAAVYVVIRKYYLPNPDVQIIQPTCLVKGSIKIMTPAAMYSFDGGTTWGTSNEKTDLTSGYYHVVIKNALNCTSDPNSLYVNMTTFYLPQPFIKTVQPTCADSGSITVVSQAAQYSFDNGATWGTSPVLLNPVPGYYNIKIKNAAGCISHTAYTSISKFYLNQPSYATIQPTCAAPKGTIIVQTVADLYSFDNGVTWTTNPVKNNLNSGSYNILIKNSSGCVSQSAYVYISSAPVIPAKPVATVTQPSACDATDGSITITSPGVSYTFNDGASWTTDPVKRNVGAGTYILRVKMNSYSCESVSTVVILDSGQSIAAPAVSVVQPTCSVATGSITVTTAAATYSYDDGLTFVYSNTKSGLSPGVYKIKIKNAAGCLSVAATATVTAQAPLPEPAYTVAQPNCATALASITISSPAAEYSFDNGLTYGTQNTKTGLAPGSYSLMIKDAAGCFSNVAVATVQPQPSTPAAPQISVTAPSGCAAVTGTVAVISAAALYSFDDGATWTSQASANLAPGVYQVRIKLSASGCVSPPTTATVDPPPNAPALPLFLVSQPVSCVNPFGIITITSTEHQYSFDGGSSYSSTAVSAPLSPGNYLVKVRNSAGCESGSVSVTINVPADMPKKPTASVLQINCNQPFGEIAFNENESQYSIDNGATWHNSNIFKGLTPKTYLLKTKNTLGCISTATSVTINNFSNPTPKPLANAVQNFCIQQNPTVAHLTASGTSTKWYSAETGGTPLPDSTALIGGATYYVTQTLSSCESERLPVLINIYNTAAPTGPAAQVFCVSQMAKVSDLNGTGNQIKWFSTAMSSVPLSANTLLQDGATYFGTQVQNGCESVSRLEVKVSLVTTNIPAVDFSAPAICSDENGTKKVDLTQYQSAIVPNSGLYTYEYYTVSQVRIDDPTKALLPAGSNLIYVEIKSAVGCSAKVKLTVQINASPVVNVPANAVFCPESSVLLDAGSLAAGSTYTWMYNGVFESSLQTIKASKVGTYVVTVTNTSGCTTTKTISVKEVELPVITLIKIENTSVQIIATGSGTLEYSIDGSTWQSSNTFHNVPVGNHLAYVRSGLQPCAIAIKAFTIFKITNVFSPNGDGVNDNWMIEGIENYPESHVRVLDRFGSVVLDRKVKGIFSWNGQHAGRNLPTGNYWYYITVSDGRILSGYVTLKNRN encoded by the coding sequence ATGAGAAAACTCTACCCGATCCTATTTATTCTTATTTTCCAAAATTTATTTTCCCAAATTACCGCTCCAAACGGCGAAGGCTATTTAAAACAGGGCATTATTGAAGACGCTCAGGGAAAAATCATCCGTGACGAAGCGACTCTGAAAAAACATCTGCAGGAAAGGAAACTCAAAGTTGAGCAGGAGCATCGGCAAATGCACAAAGGCACGCAGACTGCAGTGGAGATGTGTACGAACGGGGGTTTTGAACAGATTGAGAAAGTTTCGGGCCAGAATTATATTAAAAATTTCCTTCACACCATCGGTCAGCCACCTGGACCTACCCAATGCCAGTCAATTTCTAACAAAGCGGACGCGTACATTCCTCAGTACACCCCCGGTATGGCCGGCCTCATGGCTACCTCAGTGCCTTCGAACCTCATCGATGAGTTTATGGGTGATATCAAGGCGTTTGACCAGTATGCATTAAAAATAAATCATACCAATTCCAGCACTTACGGTTCGATCGTTCAGGGTAAAAGATTTAAAACCAACAACGAGAACCAGCTGAAATTCAACTATAAAGCCGTACTGCAATCGGTGTATGACACGAGCCACACTGATAATCAGGCTTTTTTCAAGGCCCGGATTATCAATAAAAACGGAACTGTTGTAAGTGAATTCTGTTTAGTTGGCGACGAAAAAAACTGCATTTTCACCAAAGTGCCTTCCGGCGGTTACGGTTATGTTACGCTGTACACCGAAAAATGGCAATCAGGAATTCTGGATATTTCTGCAATTCCGAATAACGAAGAATTTACGGTGGAGTTTATGGCCACGCGATGTGGCCTGGGCGGGCATTTTGGCTATGCGTATGTAGATGACATCTGCATGTTGCAGTCCACCGAGAACTTCGTGGGTTCTGTAGCGATCGGTCCTCTATACAGTATTTGCCCCACTCTTCCGCTCACGGTTTGCGGAAATTACACGTTGCCGAATTCCGGCGGTGTTGCGGCAACGCTTAAAACGCTTACCCTGAAACTGAACGACGAGACCGGAAATGTAGTGTACACCACAACGGCACCCACAACGCTGGATGCGGTGAACAAAAAATTCTGCTTCACGCTGCTGCCCGCAAATTTTCCGAATGTAAGCAGCGGCAATTATAACGTAAGCGTAAAGGCAGATTTCGATGTGGCAACGCTTCCTGGCGGAACAGGATGTGGCGGAAGCGCAGGCAGTACCCAGATTTTTGCCTCGGCCACAGATTCTGATGCGAACCCGGGTTGGGACATTAGTTTTCTGAACTGTACCACCAGTTGCAGTATCAATGTGAACACTGCGCTGATCTCTAAGTGCGACGTCAACAAGGATGGCAGCGAAACTTTTAACCTCACCGACTTCAATGCGCAGGTGACACCCAACACGAGTGGCCTCAGTTTTAAATACTTTGCCGATTATGCCAGCGCTTTCAACAATACCAATGAAATTACCTCTCCGTCGTCCTATACTACCGTTTCTACAGTGCTGTATATTAGAGTTTCGCGCGATGCGGGCTGCTATAAAATCATTCCAGTGGATGTTCAGGTTAAAAATCCGACCGCGAATATCACCGGTGTTCTGAATGTATGTTCCGGAAGTACCGAACTTAAAGCATCGAGCGGCGCCACCTATCTGTGGTCTACCGGAGAAACCACACAGAACATTACGGTATCGGCTATCGGGACGTATTCGGTGACGGTGACTGACAGCTTTGGCTGCGCGAGTATTGCCACTGTGACCATTGAACCTTCCACCACGGCGGTTACACCGACTGTTGAAATTACACAGCCTTCATGCTTCGTATCCACCGGCACCATTAAGGTCACGTCACCTGCCGCAAAATACAGTTTCGACAACGGAGCAACGTGGGTAACCAATCCCGTTAAAACAGGTCTGTATCCCGGTAATTATAAAGTAATTATTAAAACCGCGACCGACTGTACATCCTATCCTCAGGAAGTTATAATTATGCCTGTACTAACGGGTTATCCAAGTTGCAGTTCTACGCAGCCAAAATTTTGCGGGGACACCGGAAGTATCACGGTAAGCAATTCGGCAGCCTACTACAGTTTCGACAACGGTACTACATGGGTAACCAGTTCCACCGCCGATAATCTGCAGCCCGGGCTATATTCCGTCCGCACAAAAGATATTTCGGGTTGTATCTCTAATCCGCAGGATGTAAGGATCAACAGTAATACCCTTGGAATGGCTGATTACACCGTTGTACACCCTGCCTGTACGGTGCGGGGATCCATCACGATCAACACGCCTTCCGATTTTTATACTTTCGACGGCGGCCAGACTTGGGTAACCAATAATACGCTGAGCAATCTTGTGTCAGGTTATTTTTCGGTCGGCATTAAAAATAATCTGGGTTGTACGTCCTATTATTTTGAGAGTGTTTATCTGCAGCCTTTTCAGAACAGCTCCCCACAATACGACGTAATACAGCCAACTTGTGGTGAGAATGGAACGATTTACATCAGTACCGAGGCTGATCAGTACAGTTTCGATAACGGCACGACCTGGAGTACCAGCAATATGAAGGACCTGCCGGCAGGAACGTACAGGATCAGAATTAAAAATGCCGCCGGATGTATGTCGCAGATCGCTTCTGTTACACTTTATGAACCAACTCTCCCATTGCCTTTTCATACCGTGGTTAATCCGACCTGCGGGAATCCGGGGAGTATCACCATCAACACCGTTTCAGATTTTTACAGTTTCGATGGCGGCACTACCTGGGGAACGGTAAATACAAAAACACTTCCAGCCGGTTCCTATCAAATTCTCACCAAAAACAGCATTGGCTGCAAATCCCAGAGTACCTACGCTTACCTTACGGAGGTGAAGCTTCCTAAGCCGGATATTACCGTGGTACAGCCAGCCTGCGCTTCGAAGGGCAGCATTACGATAAATTCAGCAGCGGCCATGTACAGTGTAAATGGCGGTACTACATGGTCCACAAGCAATGTATTTGCGAATTTAAGCGGAAACTATTATAATGTGGTGACTAAAAACGCCCAGAACTGCCTATCGGAAACCGTTGGAGTAAATCTGAACCAGGTTTATCTTCCGGAACCGACCTATATTGTTGTAAACCCAAGTTGTGGAAATGTTGGCAGCATCACGTTTACTTCAACCGCTACCTATTACAGTATTGATGGTGGCGCCACATGGCACACGACGCCGGTCTTCAATAATCTCACTGCGACTGTCAGCTATAATTTAAAGGTGAGAAACGCCACGAACTGCGTCTCCAGCGGGGAATATGTGTACATGAGTACCACAAATCTGGCAAGCCCGTCCGTTACAGTAGTAGAGCCAACGTGTGGCACGCCGGGAAGCATTACGGTGACGACCCCCGCGACCTCCTACAGTTTTGATGGCGGCTATACGTGGACAACTTCTCCGGTAAAAAACAATATCACTTCGGGCTATTTTTCTGTGATGGTGAAAGATGCGAGCTGCACCTCAACAAGCACATCGGTTATCATCAATGAGTTCCGTTTGCCCGATCCAACATACACCGTCACGCAGCCAATCTGCGGAACCGGTGGCACGATCAACATCACAACTCCTGCAGCAAAATACAGTATTGATGGCGGTTCAACCTGGAGTACCAGTTCCAGTTTCACCAATCTTGCGGATGGATATTATTACATCATGGTGCAGAATGCATTGGGATGCAAATCAACGTATGCTGCAGTGTATGTAGTAATAAGGAAGTATTACCTGCCTAATCCGGATGTTCAGATTATTCAGCCGACGTGCCTCGTGAAAGGCAGTATTAAAATAATGACTCCGGCTGCGATGTACAGCTTCGACGGCGGCACAACTTGGGGAACATCGAACGAGAAAACCGATCTGACTTCAGGTTATTATCATGTCGTGATTAAAAACGCGCTGAACTGTACGTCTGACCCGAACTCACTTTACGTGAATATGACCACCTTTTATCTGCCGCAACCGTTTATAAAAACGGTGCAGCCCACTTGTGCCGACAGCGGCAGCATAACCGTAGTTTCACAGGCAGCACAGTATTCCTTTGACAATGGAGCGACCTGGGGTACAAGTCCGGTTCTTCTAAATCCGGTGCCTGGTTATTACAACATTAAAATTAAGAATGCCGCGGGCTGTATCTCGCATACCGCTTATACCTCTATCAGTAAATTCTATCTTAATCAGCCAAGCTATGCTACAATTCAGCCGACATGTGCAGCACCGAAAGGCACAATTATCGTCCAGACCGTAGCCGACCTTTACAGCTTCGACAATGGCGTTACCTGGACCACGAATCCCGTAAAAAATAATTTGAATTCCGGAAGCTATAACATCCTTATTAAGAACAGTTCCGGCTGTGTTTCGCAAAGTGCTTACGTGTACATCAGTTCCGCACCGGTCATTCCGGCAAAACCGGTGGCTACGGTCACCCAGCCTAGTGCATGTGATGCCACGGACGGCAGCATTACAATTACGTCGCCTGGCGTCAGTTATACTTTCAATGACGGTGCAAGCTGGACCACTGATCCTGTAAAGAGAAATGTAGGGGCGGGAACGTATATTCTGCGCGTGAAAATGAACTCTTACAGCTGCGAATCGGTGTCGACTGTAGTTATTCTGGATTCCGGACAAAGTATTGCAGCACCTGCAGTTTCCGTTGTTCAGCCTACATGCAGCGTAGCTACCGGCTCGATTACCGTTACCACCGCCGCAGCTACGTACAGTTACGATGACGGACTGACGTTCGTATATTCAAATACCAAAAGCGGTCTCAGTCCGGGTGTTTATAAAATTAAAATTAAAAATGCGGCAGGCTGCCTTTCGGTAGCTGCGACGGCAACCGTAACTGCTCAGGCGCCCCTGCCGGAACCCGCATACACCGTTGCGCAGCCCAACTGCGCCACCGCGCTCGCAAGCATTACCATTAGTTCGCCCGCTGCCGAATATTCATTTGACAACGGACTCACATATGGAACCCAGAACACCAAAACGGGTCTTGCGCCGGGCTCTTACAGTCTGATGATTAAAGATGCCGCAGGATGTTTCTCTAATGTGGCGGTGGCTACTGTGCAACCTCAACCTTCCACGCCTGCAGCCCCACAGATTTCGGTAACGGCTCCATCAGGTTGTGCAGCAGTGACCGGGACCGTGGCTGTAATTTCAGCGGCGGCACTCTACAGTTTCGACGACGGTGCAACCTGGACAAGTCAGGCGTCCGCGAACCTCGCGCCCGGAGTTTATCAGGTGCGTATCAAGCTTTCCGCTTCGGGATGCGTCTCCCCTCCTACTACAGCGACCGTAGACCCACCGCCAAACGCGCCTGCCTTGCCTCTGTTTTTGGTATCACAACCGGTATCGTGCGTCAATCCGTTCGGAATTATCACCATAACTTCCACTGAACATCAGTACAGTTTCGATGGAGGCTCGAGCTACTCTTCCACTGCGGTTTCTGCGCCACTTTCACCTGGAAATTACTTAGTAAAAGTGCGAAACAGTGCCGGCTGCGAATCCGGTTCGGTGTCTGTGACGATCAACGTACCGGCTGACATGCCGAAAAAGCCAACAGCTTCGGTGCTTCAGATCAACTGTAATCAGCCATTCGGGGAAATTGCATTTAATGAAAATGAGTCTCAGTACAGTATCGATAACGGTGCGACATGGCACAACTCAAATATATTCAAAGGCCTTACCCCGAAAACTTATCTGCTTAAAACAAAAAATACTTTAGGTTGTATCTCAACGGCAACTTCGGTAACGATTAACAATTTCAGCAATCCAACACCTAAACCGCTGGCGAACGCTGTACAGAACTTCTGTATCCAACAGAACCCGACCGTTGCTCATCTTACAGCGAGCGGAACTTCAACAAAATGGTACTCAGCCGAAACCGGTGGTACGCCATTGCCGGACAGTACTGCGCTGATTGGTGGGGCTACTTATTACGTGACACAAACGCTGTCTTCATGCGAAAGTGAAAGGCTTCCGGTACTGATCAACATCTACAACACAGCAGCACCAACGGGTCCGGCGGCTCAGGTTTTCTGCGTGAGCCAGATGGCGAAGGTTTCCGATTTAAATGGAACGGGCAATCAGATTAAATGGTTTTCTACAGCAATGAGCAGCGTACCGTTATCTGCAAATACGCTGCTGCAGGATGGCGCGACGTATTTCGGGACTCAAGTTCAAAACGGATGCGAAAGCGTTAGCCGTCTGGAGGTGAAAGTTTCATTGGTTACGACGAATATTCCCGCGGTAGATTTCTCTGCACCTGCAATTTGCTCAGATGAAAATGGCACTAAAAAAGTGGATCTTACCCAGTATCAATCCGCAATTGTTCCTAATTCAGGACTTTATACCTATGAATATTATACTGTCAGCCAGGTGCGCATTGACGATCCCACGAAAGCGCTGCTCCCAGCGGGCTCTAATCTGATTTACGTAGAAATTAAATCGGCTGTTGGGTGTTCCGCCAAAGTGAAACTTACTGTACAGATCAACGCTTCGCCTGTGGTTAATGTTCCGGCAAATGCGGTTTTCTGTCCTGAAAGTTCCGTGCTGTTAGATGCGGGCAGCCTGGCCGCGGGTTCAACTTACACGTGGATGTACAACGGCGTTTTCGAAAGCAGCCTGCAGACCATTAAGGCCAGTAAAGTAGGCACCTACGTCGTGACTGTGACGAATACCTCAGGTTGCACGACAACGAAGACAATCTCTGTGAAAGAGGTGGAACTTCCGGTGATTACCTTGATTAAAATTGAAAATACATCAGTTCAGATCATCGCTACTGGTAGCGGAACGCTTGAATATTCAATCGACGGATCGACGTGGCAAAGTTCAAACACGTTCCATAACGTACCTGTGGGAAACCACCTCGCCTACGTGCGCAGCGGATTACAACCGTGTGCAATAGCCATTAAAGCGTTTACAATCTTCAAGATCACCAATGTATTTTCACCTAACGGCGACGGCGTAAACGACAACTGGATGATCGAAGGCATAGAAAATTACCCTGAAAGTCATGTGCGTGTTCTGGACCGGTTCGGATCCGTGGTTCTTGACCGAAAGGTTAAAGGAATTTTCTCGTGGAACGGGCAGCATGCCGGCCGCAACCTGCCGACGGGTAACTACTGGTACTACATTACGGTTTCAGACGGACGTATCCTGTCTGGCTATGTCACCCTGAAAAACCGGAATTAG
- a CDS encoding DedA protein — protein sequence MEVIQSVLDFFLNLDKHLFTMIVDYGPWIYLILFLIIFVETGLVVMPFLPGDSLLFAAGTFCAGVIGASGEVASLNLWLVLALLFVAAVLGDSLNYYLGKNIGLKILGWKIGEKQLVNPKYIAQTQEFYQKNGPKTIIIARFVPIVRTFAPFVAGIGSMNYGTFIKYNIIGGFVWVFGLTLLGYFFGNMPIVQENFETVIIGIIVISVLPMIWEFISAKLKKNKEA from the coding sequence ATGGAAGTTATTCAAAGCGTGCTCGATTTCTTTTTAAACCTCGACAAACATCTGTTCACGATGATCGTAGATTACGGCCCGTGGATCTATCTTATCCTTTTCCTCATTATTTTCGTGGAAACCGGACTCGTCGTAATGCCGTTTCTACCCGGCGACTCGCTGCTTTTTGCAGCCGGAACATTTTGCGCAGGAGTTATCGGCGCATCGGGCGAGGTGGCGAGCCTTAATCTGTGGCTGGTGCTCGCACTGTTATTTGTCGCAGCCGTTTTGGGAGACTCTTTAAACTATTACCTCGGCAAAAATATCGGACTTAAAATTCTTGGCTGGAAGATTGGCGAAAAACAACTGGTAAATCCGAAATATATCGCCCAAACACAGGAATTCTACCAGAAGAACGGCCCCAAAACCATTATCATCGCGAGGTTTGTACCTATTGTAAGGACGTTTGCGCCTTTCGTTGCCGGCATCGGTTCGATGAATTATGGTACGTTCATCAAATATAATATCATCGGCGGTTTCGTATGGGTTTTTGGCCTTACGCTGCTCGGATATTTCTTCGGTAACATGCCGATCGTGCAGGAAAACTTCGAGACTGTAATCATCGGGATCATCGTGATTTCTGTATTACCGATGATTTGGGAATTCATCAGTGCAAAGCTCAAAAAGAATAAAGAGGCATAA
- a CDS encoding DNA topoisomerase IB (poxvirus type), with translation MNTPETDLVASLTPAKIVKIMKDPVKSAKAVRLIYTNDRETSGIIRKKSRDKFIYFNGEEKVKDKDEITRINKLAIPPAWENVWICGIENGHLQATGIDAKNRKQYRYHPVWNALRNHTKFYRMLQFGYALPKIRLNLEKDLSLKTLEKRKVLAVVVSLMERTNIRIGNSVYEKLYGSFGLTTLKDKHVQITGQKINLSFKGKKGIYHDIDLRNRKLAKAVQNCKDIPGKELFQYYDADGKRHAIDSGMVNEYIKEISGEDFTAKDFRTWSGTVNALIAFKEIGAAESDKTYKSKVKEALEMVASHLGNTATVCRKYYVHPLVINLYENNSIRKYLDELDEIEVDDGKSGLTREEKIVMKILENEKLK, from the coding sequence ATGAATACGCCAGAAACAGACCTTGTGGCTTCGCTTACACCGGCAAAAATCGTGAAGATTATGAAGGATCCGGTGAAATCTGCCAAAGCCGTACGCCTTATTTATACCAACGACCGCGAAACCAGCGGAATTATCCGCAAAAAAAGCAGAGATAAATTCATCTATTTCAACGGTGAGGAAAAAGTAAAAGACAAAGACGAAATCACGAGGATTAACAAACTCGCCATCCCACCCGCGTGGGAAAATGTCTGGATCTGCGGTATCGAAAACGGCCATTTGCAGGCAACCGGTATCGATGCGAAAAACCGCAAACAGTACCGCTATCATCCTGTCTGGAATGCGCTTCGGAACCACACGAAATTCTACCGCATGCTGCAGTTTGGTTATGCGCTGCCGAAAATAAGACTGAATCTTGAAAAAGACCTCTCACTCAAAACATTAGAGAAAAGAAAAGTACTGGCCGTGGTGGTGAGTCTGATGGAGCGCACGAACATCAGGATCGGGAACAGCGTCTATGAAAAACTTTATGGATCGTTCGGGCTCACGACATTAAAAGACAAACATGTGCAGATTACCGGACAGAAAATAAATCTGTCCTTTAAAGGTAAAAAAGGAATCTATCATGATATTGACCTGCGCAACCGGAAGCTCGCAAAAGCGGTACAGAACTGCAAAGACATCCCGGGGAAAGAACTCTTCCAGTATTATGATGCGGACGGAAAAAGACATGCGATTGATTCGGGGATGGTGAATGAGTACATCAAAGAAATAAGCGGCGAAGATTTTACCGCAAAAGATTTCAGAACCTGGTCAGGAACCGTTAACGCGCTGATTGCATTTAAAGAAATTGGTGCCGCGGAAAGCGATAAAACCTATAAATCTAAAGTAAAAGAAGCACTGGAAATGGTGGCTTCACATCTTGGGAATACGGCTACGGTCTGCAGAAAATACTATGTACACCCGCTCGTCATCAACCTTTATGAAAACAACTCGATCCGGAAATATTTGGATGAGCTCGATGAAATTGAGGTCGACGACGGCAAATCCGGTCTAACGCGCGAAGAAAAAATTGTGATGAAAATTCTTGAAAACGAGAAACTTAAATAA
- a CDS encoding short-chain dehydrogenase/reductase, probable oxidoreductase — translation MVIYQKQKIKPSAMQKDSKKEIRPRQSQAKPGLEKDLKPKPDSQPSAQTLKLEGKTALITGGDSGIGKATAILFAQHGADVAIAYLNETADAKETQKEVEKLGRKCFLIKGDLGNEKHCKKVVEKTVDNFGKIDILVNNAATHWEAETIEDISTDQMMKTFHSNFFSIFWVTKFAMKHLKKGSTIINTTSVTAFRGSDHLLDYAATKGAVLSFTRSLSANLAEKEIRVNAVAPGPIWTPLIASTFSKKEVAKFGSDVPMGRAGQPSEVATCFLFLASEDSSYMTGQVLHPNGGEIVGS, via the coding sequence ATGGTTATTTACCAGAAACAGAAAATAAAACCTTCCGCCATGCAGAAAGATTCAAAGAAAGAAATTCGGCCCCGGCAGTCTCAGGCTAAGCCGGGGCTCGAAAAAGACCTGAAACCCAAACCCGACAGCCAGCCATCTGCGCAAACCCTTAAACTTGAAGGTAAAACCGCACTGATCACCGGTGGCGACAGCGGAATCGGGAAAGCGACCGCAATACTGTTTGCACAACACGGCGCGGATGTGGCAATAGCCTACCTTAATGAAACTGCTGACGCAAAGGAAACGCAGAAAGAAGTCGAGAAACTCGGCCGGAAATGTTTTCTGATTAAAGGCGATCTCGGTAATGAAAAACACTGCAAAAAAGTGGTTGAAAAGACCGTTGATAATTTCGGGAAGATCGACATTCTGGTGAATAATGCCGCCACACACTGGGAAGCGGAAACTATTGAAGACATCAGCACAGACCAAATGATGAAGACCTTCCACTCCAACTTCTTTTCGATTTTCTGGGTCACCAAATTTGCGATGAAACATCTAAAAAAAGGCAGCACAATTATAAACACAACCTCTGTTACCGCATTTCGCGGCAGCGACCATCTGCTTGATTATGCAGCGACCAAAGGGGCGGTGCTGTCATTCACCCGAAGCCTTTCAGCGAATCTCGCGGAGAAGGAAATCCGCGTAAATGCTGTGGCACCAGGACCGATCTGGACGCCGCTTATCGCCTCTACATTTTCTAAAAAAGAGGTTGCAAAATTCGGTAGCGATGTGCCGATGGGCCGCGCAGGCCAGCCGAGCGAAGTGGCAACATGTTTCCTGTTTCTAGCAAGTGAAGATTCGTCGTACATGACGGGCCAGGTTCTTCATCCAAACGGCGGCGAAATTGTAGGCAGCTAA